In Spirochaetota bacterium, the following are encoded in one genomic region:
- a CDS encoding adenylosuccinate synthase, with product MPVNILVGTQWGDEGKGKVIDSLGKDVDYVVRFGGGNNAGHTVHVGGEKFVLHLLPSGVLHSHSICILGTGVVIDPAIFLEEIEELENRNFNTDHVLISGRAHLIMPYHIILDGLWETLKGDDKIGTTKRGIGPCYSDKFERIGLRVEDLLNKDNFARKLKNTLNIKNQLLTKVFNKDALSFEEIFDSYMIMAEKLKKRIIDAEQVLQLALKQNKKILLEGAQAMMLDIDHGHYPYVTSSSPTTNGACVGSGIAFKHINKNIGVCKAYATRVGEGPFVSELQDEQGEWFREQGGEYGATTGRPRRCGWLDTVVVNHAVSINGLSDIALTKIDILSGLTEILICVAYEINNQKIDYIPSSIEDNLSAKPIYQKMPGWTEDISNCKSFDTLPISAQKYILKIEELVNCRISFISTGADRDQFIIR from the coding sequence ATGCCTGTAAATATACTTGTTGGTACCCAATGGGGTGATGAAGGAAAAGGAAAAGTAATTGATAGTCTTGGCAAAGATGTTGATTATGTTGTTCGATTTGGTGGTGGTAACAATGCTGGTCATACTGTTCATGTTGGCGGAGAAAAATTTGTACTTCATTTATTACCATCTGGTGTACTCCATTCTCATAGTATTTGTATCCTTGGTACAGGGGTAGTTATTGATCCTGCTATTTTTTTAGAAGAAATTGAAGAATTAGAAAATAGAAATTTTAATACAGATCATGTATTAATTAGTGGTAGAGCACATCTTATTATGCCCTATCATATTATACTAGATGGATTATGGGAAACATTAAAAGGTGATGACAAAATAGGAACAACTAAGCGCGGTATTGGGCCTTGTTATAGCGACAAATTCGAGCGTATTGGTCTTCGTGTAGAGGATCTTCTTAACAAAGATAATTTTGCACGAAAATTAAAAAATACATTAAATATCAAAAATCAATTATTAACTAAAGTCTTCAATAAAGACGCTTTATCTTTTGAAGAAATCTTTGATTCTTATATGATTATGGCTGAAAAATTAAAAAAACGCATTATTGATGCTGAACAAGTATTACAACTTGCTTTGAAACAAAATAAAAAAATACTTCTCGAAGGAGCTCAAGCAATGATGTTAGATATAGATCACGGTCATTATCCTTATGTTACCTCATCATCGCCTACTACTAATGGTGCTTGTGTTGGTTCTGGTATTGCTTTCAAACATATAAATAAAAATATAGGGGTATGCAAAGCTTATGCAACTCGTGTTGGAGAAGGTCCTTTTGTATCAGAGCTTCAAGACGAACAAGGGGAATGGTTCAGAGAACAAGGTGGAGAATACGGAGCTACTACAGGACGACCTCGTCGTTGTGGATGGCTTGATACTGTGGTTGTAAATCATGCCGTATCTATTAATGGACTCTCAGACATAGCTCTTACGAAAATAGATATTTTAAGTGGATTGACAGAAATTCTTATTTGTGTAGCTTATGAAATTAATAATCAAAAAATAGATTATATTCCTTCTTCTATAGAAGATAATCTATCTGCCAAACCTATTTATCAAAAAATGCCAGGATGGACAGAAGATATATCCAACTGTAAATCATTTGATACTTTACCAATATCTGCCCAAAAATACATCTTAAAAATAGAAGAATTAGTTAATTGTCGTATATCGTTCATCTCTACAGGTGCTGATAGAGATCAATTTATTATTAGATAA
- a CDS encoding adenylosuccinate lyase has protein sequence MSEFYNAPWSERYSSESMLANFSNDNKYITWRRLWIALAESQMELGLSITPKQIQDLKDNLTNIDYKNIKKYEQELHHDVMSHIKAYGDVAPSAKGIIHLGATSAFVTDNTDLIQIKKGLEIIRIGLVQTIDALSILALKYKDIPTLGFTHFQAAQLTTVGKRATLWIQSFVMDLQDLDYIYDNLTLRGIKGAVGTGSGFFDLFDGNYEKFKQLDSLIVKKLGFTKSIPVSGQTYDRKIDSKIADLLNQIAQSAHKFTNDIRLLQSLKEMEEIFEDKQIGSSAMAYKRNPILSERISSLSKFIISLSSSPSLVASTQWFERTLDDSANKRVTMPQLFLATDAVLILCEKISSRLTIYPKIIEKHINEELPFIATEALLMKAVKKGGDRQELHEIIRGHSMKSSDKVKYEALDNDLITRLSTDDKFPLTLEEITETLNANNFTGYATKQTVDFLTNIVAPILIKYQSLIKKIS, from the coding sequence ATGTCAGAATTTTATAATGCACCTTGGTCAGAACGCTATAGTTCTGAAAGTATGCTTGCTAACTTTTCCAATGATAATAAATATATTACTTGGAGACGATTGTGGATAGCTCTGGCTGAATCTCAAATGGAACTTGGGCTTTCTATTACTCCAAAACAAATACAAGATTTAAAAGATAACTTAACTAATATTGATTATAAAAATATCAAAAAATACGAGCAAGAGTTACATCATGATGTAATGTCACATATCAAAGCTTATGGAGATGTTGCACCTAGTGCTAAAGGTATTATTCACCTTGGAGCAACCTCTGCATTTGTTACAGATAATACTGATCTTATTCAAATCAAAAAAGGTTTAGAGATTATCCGTATTGGTCTTGTTCAAACAATAGATGCCTTATCAATTCTAGCATTAAAATACAAAGATATCCCTACACTAGGTTTTACACATTTTCAAGCAGCTCAACTAACCACAGTTGGTAAACGAGCAACTCTTTGGATACAAAGTTTTGTTATGGATTTACAAGATTTGGATTATATCTATGACAATCTTACTTTACGAGGTATCAAAGGTGCTGTAGGAACAGGTAGTGGTTTTTTTGATCTGTTTGATGGTAATTATGAAAAATTTAAACAACTTGATTCTTTAATAGTCAAAAAATTAGGATTTACAAAAAGTATTCCTGTTAGTGGTCAAACTTATGATAGAAAAATCGATTCTAAAATTGCAGATCTTCTAAATCAAATAGCACAATCAGCACATAAATTTACAAATGATATTCGCTTACTTCAATCATTAAAAGAAATGGAAGAAATTTTTGAAGACAAGCAAATAGGCTCTAGTGCCATGGCTTACAAAAGAAATCCTATCTTGTCAGAGCGTATTTCTTCTCTATCTAAATTTATTATTTCTTTAAGTAGTTCTCCTTCATTAGTTGCTTCTACACAATGGTTTGAGCGAACATTGGATGATTCTGCAAATAAAAGAGTTACGATGCCTCAATTATTTTTAGCAACGGATGCTGTATTAATACTTTGTGAAAAAATATCTAGTCGATTGACTATTTATCCTAAGATAATTGAAAAACATATTAACGAAGAACTTCCTTTTATTGCTACAGAAGCTTTGTTAATGAAAGCCGTTAAAAAAGGTGGAGATAGACAAGAGTTACATGAAATTATTCGTGGGCATTCAATGAAATCATCTGATAAAGTAAAATACGAAGCGTTGGATAACGATCTTATTACCCGATTGAGTACTGATGATAAATTTCCTCTAACTTTAGAAGAAATTACAGAAACATTAAATGCAAATAATTTTACAGGTTACGCTACAAAGCAAACAGTAGATTTTTTAACAAATATTGTAGCACCTATATTAATAAAATATCAGTCCCTTATTAAAAAGATAAGTTGA
- the pth2 gene encoding aminoacyl-tRNA hydrolase translates to MKQILIIRTKFPNINGIRKGKLIAQGAHASVSAVFDGLSRPDTKHHVEQWFTHGQTKIAVGVHSEEELLDLWEKIQATGLASAIIKDAGKTEFGGQATLTAIGFGPAPTNLVDPITRYLPLL, encoded by the coding sequence ATGAAACAAATTCTTATAATTCGTACCAAATTTCCAAATATTAATGGTATTCGTAAAGGTAAATTAATAGCTCAAGGAGCTCATGCTTCTGTGAGTGCTGTTTTTGATGGTCTTTCTCGACCTGATACTAAACATCATGTAGAACAATGGTTTACCCACGGACAAACAAAAATTGCAGTAGGGGTTCATTCTGAAGAAGAACTTTTAGACCTTTGGGAAAAAATACAAGCAACAGGTTTAGCCAGTGCTATTATCAAAGATGCTGGTAAAACAGAATTTGGAGGCCAAGCAACTCTCACAGCTATTGGATTTGGACCTGCACCTACAAATCTAGTAGATCCTATTACCAGATACCTTCCTCTATTATAA
- a CDS encoding fructose-specific PTS transporter subunit EIIC — protein MNKVTKLLQTGNILLDLELSTKDDILKHIATHFVQQGYASSIEQLLLALNKREKIDPTIIDTYVAMPHAKLKDINQASILILRLKTPVVWNLETKEKVSLIIMLGLPEHNNNLHIEVISEISQILLEESGIQKLLAFETPQEIINFLDKGVFSIDDQTNYNTSAIVDIVAITACPTGIAHTYMAADALKKAAKEQNITIRVETNGSDGPKDILTEQEISQAKAVIVASDRELDLSRFNGKKMLATSAGRGVRESSKLIKEALSPSLPVYFSSNQDNQNSVSTNKGIYGQLMTGVSYMLPFVVGGGILIALGFMFGITSADPNAVDYNPIAAFLNTLGGKGAFALMIPVLAGYIGFGIAERPALMPAMVGGSLAASSGGGFLGGLLAGFLGGYSIIILKKVFAKLPKSLEGIKPVLLYPVFGLLLMGLGLFPLLKNIAGLNNAIEAFLNSMNNTNLILLGAILGGMMAVDMGGPVNKAAFTFGIAAISAGNNYPHAAVMAGGMVPPLALALVTTIFKNKFSKTEREAGMTCYVLGASFITEGVIPFAASYPLIIIPACVIGSTVAGALSMFFGCQLPAPHGGIFVFPLITNVGYYILSILIGTLITTGIIGTFKKVNQ, from the coding sequence ATGAATAAAGTTACAAAATTATTACAAACTGGAAATATTTTATTAGATTTGGAGTTATCTACTAAGGATGATATTTTAAAGCATATTGCAACACATTTTGTACAGCAAGGATACGCAAGTTCTATAGAACAATTATTATTAGCTCTAAATAAAAGAGAAAAGATAGATCCTACTATTATTGACACTTATGTAGCTATGCCTCATGCGAAATTAAAAGATATTAATCAAGCTAGTATATTAATTTTACGTTTGAAAACACCTGTAGTATGGAATCTTGAAACTAAAGAAAAAGTATCTTTAATTATTATGTTGGGACTTCCAGAACATAATAATAATCTTCATATTGAAGTTATTTCTGAAATTAGTCAAATCTTATTAGAAGAGAGTGGAATTCAAAAATTATTAGCTTTCGAAACTCCTCAAGAAATTATAAATTTTTTAGATAAAGGTGTTTTTTCTATAGATGATCAGACAAATTATAATACTTCTGCAATCGTTGATATTGTTGCAATAACAGCATGTCCTACAGGAATAGCTCATACTTATATGGCAGCAGATGCTTTGAAAAAAGCAGCAAAAGAACAAAATATTACTATTAGAGTAGAAACTAATGGATCAGATGGGCCTAAAGATATTTTGACTGAACAAGAAATTTCTCAAGCAAAAGCAGTTATTGTTGCATCTGATAGAGAATTAGATTTGTCTAGATTTAATGGTAAAAAAATGCTTGCAACAAGTGCTGGAAGAGGAGTAAGAGAATCATCTAAATTAATCAAAGAAGCATTATCGCCTTCTTTGCCTGTATATTTTTCATCAAATCAAGATAATCAAAATAGCGTGAGTACTAATAAAGGTATTTATGGTCAATTAATGACAGGGGTTTCTTATATGTTACCTTTTGTTGTTGGTGGCGGTATTTTAATAGCCTTAGGATTTATGTTTGGTATCACTTCTGCTGATCCGAATGCTGTTGATTATAATCCTATTGCAGCCTTTCTAAATACTTTAGGTGGAAAAGGAGCTTTTGCTTTGATGATACCTGTATTAGCTGGTTATATAGGATTTGGTATAGCTGAAAGACCTGCTTTAATGCCTGCAATGGTTGGTGGTTCATTAGCTGCTAGTAGTGGTGGTGGATTTTTAGGAGGATTACTAGCTGGATTTTTAGGTGGTTATTCTATTATTATTTTGAAAAAAGTTTTTGCTAAATTACCTAAATCATTAGAAGGAATTAAACCTGTATTATTGTATCCTGTCTTTGGATTATTACTAATGGGCTTAGGTTTATTTCCATTATTAAAAAACATAGCTGGATTAAATAATGCTATAGAAGCATTTTTGAATTCAATGAATAATACCAATTTGATTTTACTAGGAGCAATACTAGGAGGTATGATGGCAGTAGATATGGGTGGGCCTGTAAATAAAGCTGCATTCACTTTTGGTATTGCTGCAATTTCTGCGGGTAATAATTATCCTCATGCAGCAGTTATGGCTGGAGGAATGGTGCCACCACTTGCATTAGCTTTGGTTACAACAATTTTCAAAAATAAGTTTAGTAAAACAGAAAGAGAAGCTGGAATGACTTGTTATGTATTAGGTGCAAGTTTTATTACAGAAGGAGTAATACCGTTTGCTGCTAGTTATCCTTTGATAATTATTCCAGCTTGTGTGATAGGTTCTACCGTAGCAGGAGCTTTATCAATGTTTTTTGGATGTCAATTACCAGCCCCTCATGGTGGTATTTTTGTATTTCCATTAATTACTAATGTTGGTTATTATATCTTATCAATTCTAATAGGAACACTAATTACAACAGGAATCATAGGAACATTTAAAAAAGTAAATCAATAA
- a CDS encoding 1-phosphofructokinase family hexose kinase: MITTITLNPAVDYHISIDVLTQGESLSSSCSEYFAGGKGINVSNVLKNLKKETNAVAFLGGFTGDYIKSLTKDILIPIPIQDTTRINTKLKTLKTETEIHGVAPNISLEEFAQLKQKLQSMNMDYLVLSGSLPKNLPIDSYLQIINTVAPTTQIVLDTRGQALKEAINSPNLFLLKPNKAELSEFFNCKIDTNQDALVYAKKMYQEYDIKFLIISLGSEGAYFLYQDQVYFSKGLEGKLISSVGAGDSMIAGFISKYIDTQDAIESFKYSIACGSGTAFSHDLCTLETANELYNNVIVKLI, from the coding sequence ATGATTACAACGATTACATTAAATCCAGCAGTGGATTATCATATTAGTATAGATGTATTAACTCAAGGAGAAAGTTTATCGTCTAGCTGCTCTGAATATTTTGCTGGTGGCAAAGGTATTAATGTTTCAAATGTCTTAAAAAATCTTAAAAAAGAAACAAATGCTGTTGCTTTTTTAGGAGGATTTACAGGAGATTATATCAAATCACTTACCAAAGATATCTTGATTCCTATCCCTATTCAAGATACGACTAGGATAAATACAAAATTAAAAACATTAAAAACAGAAACAGAAATTCATGGAGTAGCACCTAATATTTCTCTTGAAGAATTTGCTCAACTTAAACAAAAACTGCAATCTATGAATATGGATTATCTTGTATTGTCTGGATCATTACCTAAAAATTTACCTATAGACAGCTATTTACAAATAATTAACACGGTAGCACCAACAACTCAAATTGTTCTTGATACAAGAGGGCAAGCATTAAAAGAAGCCATTAATAGTCCAAATCTCTTTTTATTAAAACCAAATAAAGCAGAGTTAAGTGAATTTTTTAATTGTAAAATTGATACAAATCAAGATGCACTTGTGTATGCTAAAAAAATGTATCAAGAATATGATATTAAATTTTTAATTATTTCTTTGGGAAGCGAAGGAGCTTATTTTTTGTATCAAGATCAAGTTTATTTTTCAAAAGGATTAGAAGGTAAATTAATCAGTAGTGTGGGTGCTGGAGATTCTATGATAGCAGGATTTATTTCAAAATATATAGATACTCAAGATGCAATAGAATCTTTTAAATATTCTATTGCATGTGGTAGTGGAACAGCATTTTCTCATGATTTATGTACCTTAGAAACAGCTAATGAATTATATAACAATGTTATCGTAAAATTAATATAA
- the lptB gene encoding LPS export ABC transporter ATP-binding protein — MSIIKGSENIQILSGLVANNLRKSYGKRLVVKGISIHVQPGEVVGLLGPNGAGKTTTFSMLVGLLRPNDGEVLLDGDNITHLRMYQRARRGVGYLPQELSIFRKLSVEDNIRSVLEIRGLNKDEINTTVESLLTDLGLHKIRKQLGYTLSGGEKRRTEVARILAIQPRFLLMDEPFTGIDPIAIADIQRLVLELRSKWGLGILITDHNVRETLKIVDRTYICYDGQILVSGTAQDLVENEEARRTYLGSDFTI; from the coding sequence ATGAGTATTATAAAAGGTAGTGAAAATATACAAATTTTATCCGGACTAGTTGCTAACAATCTTCGAAAATCTTATGGAAAACGTCTTGTTGTAAAAGGTATTTCTATACATGTTCAACCTGGAGAAGTTGTTGGGCTTTTAGGACCAAATGGAGCTGGAAAAACGACTACTTTTAGTATGCTTGTTGGTCTTTTAAGACCTAATGATGGTGAAGTGTTGTTGGATGGTGATAATATTACGCATCTTCGTATGTATCAACGGGCAAGGCGTGGAGTTGGATATCTACCTCAAGAATTATCAATTTTTCGTAAACTGAGTGTAGAAGATAATATTAGATCTGTTCTTGAAATTCGTGGATTAAATAAAGATGAAATAAATACGACAGTTGAATCATTATTGACAGATTTAGGACTGCATAAAATTAGAAAACAATTGGGTTATACTTTGTCTGGAGGTGAAAAGCGTAGAACAGAAGTTGCTCGTATTTTGGCTATTCAGCCACGATTTTTATTAATGGATGAACCATTTACAGGTATTGATCCAATAGCGATAGCTGATATTCAACGCTTAGTTTTGGAATTAAGAAGTAAGTGGGGTTTAGGAATTCTTATAACAGATCATAATGTGCGTGAGACATTGAAAATTGTTGATAGGACTTATATTTGTTATGATGGTCAAATTCTTGTTAGTGGTACAGCTCAAGATCTAGTAGAGAACGAAGAGGCTCGACGCACCTATCTTGGTAGTGACTTCACAATTTAA
- a CDS encoding acetyl-CoA carboxylase carboxyltransferase subunit beta produces the protein MSWFNIKNKNNTNKTDKNSNVYKCKECLSSVPMDEYIINNKVCSACDNHDRLTGIERMGLLLDEKSFVETNADLLSKDFLDFFDGEVFYENKLKITRQQKNINDAVRTGKGTINGISVNIACMDFGFMGGSMGSVVGEKITRTIEQATKDKSPMIIVCASGGARMQEGIVSLMQMAKTSAALQRHSEMGYLYVSVLTHPTTGGVSASFAMLGDFIVAEPKALIGFAGPRVISQTIKQKLPEGFQRAEFVQEHGFIDIISHRKDLKNTLSKLIYYTS, from the coding sequence ATGTCGTGGTTTAACATAAAGAATAAAAACAACACTAACAAAACTGATAAAAATAGCAATGTATACAAATGTAAAGAATGTTTATCTTCTGTTCCTATGGATGAATATATAATTAATAATAAAGTATGCTCAGCATGTGATAATCACGATAGATTAACTGGAATAGAAAGAATGGGGCTTCTTTTGGATGAGAAATCTTTTGTTGAAACAAATGCTGATCTTTTGTCAAAAGATTTTTTAGACTTTTTTGATGGAGAAGTCTTTTATGAAAATAAATTAAAAATAACACGACAACAAAAAAATATTAATGATGCTGTTAGAACTGGAAAAGGTACTATTAATGGGATTTCTGTTAATATTGCTTGTATGGATTTTGGATTTATGGGTGGTAGTATGGGTTCTGTTGTAGGTGAAAAAATTACAAGAACTATAGAACAAGCAACTAAAGACAAATCTCCTATGATTATTGTTTGTGCTTCTGGTGGAGCTAGAATGCAAGAAGGTATTGTTTCTTTAATGCAAATGGCTAAAACTTCTGCAGCTTTACAAAGACATAGTGAAATGGGGTATTTGTATGTTTCGGTTCTTACTCATCCTACTACGGGTGGAGTATCAGCTTCTTTTGCTATGTTGGGTGATTTTATTGTTGCTGAACCAAAAGCTTTAATTGGATTTGCCGGCCCTCGTGTTATTTCTCAAACAATCAAACAAAAATTACCAGAAGGATTTCAACGAGCTGAATTTGTACAAGAACATGGATTTATAGATATTATTAGTCATAGAAAAGATTTGAAAAACACATTATCTAAATTAATCTATTACACGAGTTAA
- a CDS encoding S41 family peptidase, with amino-acid sequence MNNQKFSFFNNRVVFIISIGLAFFTGVFVNNLRQDKVNGNLFGQDAVIDENYFRYYDMFRQAYQILQNEYVDINKVDSKTLLSGAIRGMLFSTEDPYTDFLSPEIAEEFATTLNATFYGVGIRIEMRHNWLTVVAPIKGTPAAEADLQAGDQIVEIDGESTKGLTSLEAVSKIRGKLGTSVKFTIVRPGILQSFQVVLKRAKIDIDTVEYAVIPYENKKIAYIKIIEFGIPTEKEFEKILKKALSETPDSMILDVRNNPGGLLSGVSKIADMLLEEGLIVYTRGRILTENFEFKATPRNTLVSKNIPITILGNQGSASASEILIGALKDTGRAVFVGKTTFGKGCVQKTYPLSDGSLLKYTIAKYYSPSGNTIAKIGIKPDIEVGLWYDTLTDAQKTSVIQIQMTNYIADFLQDNKQNVTEEKINQLYEKLIKDGYNITREVLGFVVLQRQQATSDTLYNLKLDAQLVKALEVAIDKRIVTNYQYFHTAKTFEELKVLEDKALEELKEQAKTNK; translated from the coding sequence ATGAACAATCAAAAATTTTCCTTTTTTAATAATCGTGTAGTTTTTATTATTTCTATAGGATTAGCCTTTTTTACAGGTGTTTTTGTAAATAATCTTAGACAAGATAAAGTGAATGGTAATTTATTTGGGCAGGATGCGGTAATAGATGAAAACTATTTTCGTTATTATGATATGTTTAGACAAGCATATCAAATTCTTCAAAATGAATATGTAGATATTAATAAAGTAGATTCCAAAACATTGCTTTCTGGAGCTATTAGAGGGATGTTATTTTCTACAGAAGACCCCTACACAGATTTTTTATCACCAGAAATTGCAGAAGAATTTGCAACAACTCTTAATGCTACCTTTTATGGAGTAGGGATAAGAATTGAGATGCGTCATAATTGGCTTACTGTTGTAGCACCTATTAAAGGAACTCCAGCAGCAGAGGCTGACTTACAAGCGGGTGATCAAATTGTTGAAATTGATGGAGAAAGTACTAAAGGGTTAACTTCTTTAGAAGCTGTGAGTAAAATTAGAGGAAAATTAGGGACTTCAGTAAAATTTACTATTGTAAGACCTGGAATTTTACAATCTTTTCAAGTAGTATTAAAACGAGCTAAAATTGATATTGATACTGTAGAATATGCTGTTATTCCTTATGAAAATAAAAAAATTGCTTATATTAAAATTATTGAATTTGGAATTCCTACAGAAAAAGAGTTCGAAAAAATATTAAAAAAAGCTCTTAGTGAAACTCCAGACAGTATGATTCTTGATGTAAGAAACAATCCTGGTGGTTTGTTATCTGGGGTATCAAAAATAGCAGATATGCTGTTAGAAGAAGGACTAATTGTATATACAAGAGGTAGAATTCTTACTGAAAATTTTGAATTTAAAGCAACTCCAAGAAATACGCTAGTGAGTAAAAATATACCTATTACAATATTAGGGAATCAAGGTTCTGCATCTGCATCTGAAATTTTGATAGGAGCTCTAAAAGATACAGGAAGAGCAGTATTTGTAGGTAAAACAACCTTTGGTAAAGGTTGTGTACAAAAAACATATCCTCTTTCAGATGGTTCTTTACTAAAGTATACTATTGCAAAATATTATTCTCCTTCTGGTAATACTATTGCTAAAATAGGAATCAAACCAGATATTGAGGTAGGTTTGTGGTATGATACTTTGACAGATGCTCAAAAAACAAGTGTTATTCAAATTCAAATGACAAATTATATTGCAGATTTTTTACAAGATAATAAACAAAATGTAACAGAAGAAAAAATCAATCAATTATATGAAAAATTAATCAAAGATGGATACAATATTACTAGAGAAGTGTTAGGATTTGTTGTGTTACAACGCCAACAGGCAACTTCTGATACACTCTATAATCTTAAATTAGATGCTCAATTAGTAAAAGCATTAGAAGTTGCTATAGATAAAAGAATAGTAACAAATTATCAATATTTCCATACTGCTAAAACTTTTGAAGAATTAAAAGTTTTAGAAGATAAGGCACTAGAAGAACTAAAAGAACAAGCTAAAACAAATAAATAA
- a CDS encoding polyphenol oxidase family protein, translated as MIVEYFKEFINIIAGTTTRKFGDCSNKLIIPNQIPAFHQKLIDLYFMNSLTTAKLIHTDLTLNINTDNLSLNADALITDHPKQLIAVTTADCIPVFLYDPINTKIGIVHSGRMGLKKKITIKSIQKMSQELNISLTDLQVQIGPHICHMCYEVGSNILKEFDISCSTEKGYLPMENILINDLLALGITRDNIRPSDYCTHCSKDNEGEKKFYSYRNNGETERILSFIGIK; from the coding sequence ATGATAGTAGAATATTTCAAAGAATTCATTAATATTATTGCTGGAACCACTACTCGTAAATTTGGCGATTGTTCTAACAAATTAATAATACCCAATCAAATCCCAGCTTTTCATCAAAAATTAATAGATTTATATTTTATGAATTCTCTCACTACAGCCAAACTTATTCATACAGATCTTACCTTAAATATTAATACTGATAATTTATCACTTAATGCTGATGCTTTGATCACAGATCATCCTAAACAACTTATTGCTGTTACTACAGCTGATTGTATCCCTGTATTTTTATATGATCCGATAAATACTAAGATCGGTATTGTTCATAGTGGTCGTATGGGATTGAAAAAAAAAATTACTATTAAAAGTATACAAAAAATGTCACAAGAATTAAATATTTCTCTTACAGACCTTCAAGTACAAATAGGTCCTCATATCTGTCATATGTGTTATGAGGTAGGTTCTAACATTTTAAAAGAATTTGATATTTCTTGTTCTACAGAAAAAGGATATCTCCCTATGGAAAATATCCTTATTAATGATCTCTTAGCACTTGGTATTACACGAGACAATATACGACCTAGTGATTATTGCACTCATTGCTCTAAAGATAATGAGGGAGAGAAAAAGTTTTATTCTTATAGAAATAATGGAGAAACAGAGAGAATTTTATCTTTTATAGGAATAAAATAA
- a CDS encoding GNAT family N-acetyltransferase — MFTIRNANQTDESAILALGNNFELTPYMIDKKFRNLTDVKVPLLVNTQFSNSKIKILVACINHKVVGFISFIVEKELSNYISTTEEQYISILFLSVDEKYRKQGIATRLLKYCFEKWREQDITIVRVGTDCGNTNALSLYQKQGFNTILNWNIYRIYKDDNKPFSQLLNFEQVDLHLKNFPINILLKRAIPWFYDPKISHNRLHRFLIEKIMLQIQNNDLQWIKRKVNNSILSLTIKRDKAREEYYKIKGSLWTINDLFESENRGQFLPEFINTTIRSLPNFAMVESWVCAHDYETQKILLKTGMKFVYGGISLRREL; from the coding sequence ATGTTTACTATTAGAAATGCTAATCAAACAGACGAATCAGCTATATTAGCTTTAGGAAATAATTTTGAATTAACTCCTTATATGATAGATAAAAAATTTAGGAATCTAACAGATGTGAAGGTTCCTTTATTAGTAAATACTCAATTTTCTAATTCAAAAATAAAAATTTTAGTAGCTTGTATCAATCATAAGGTAGTAGGATTTATTTCTTTTATCGTAGAAAAAGAACTTTCAAATTATATTTCTACAACAGAAGAACAATATATTTCTATTTTATTTTTATCAGTAGATGAAAAATATAGAAAACAAGGAATAGCAACAAGATTATTAAAATATTGTTTTGAAAAATGGCGAGAACAAGATATTACGATTGTTAGAGTAGGAACTGATTGTGGCAATACAAATGCTTTGTCATTGTATCAAAAACAAGGTTTTAATACTATTCTGAACTGGAATATTTATCGTATTTATAAAGACGATAATAAACCTTTTAGCCAACTATTGAATTTTGAACAAGTAGATCTTCATCTCAAAAATTTTCCTATAAATATTTTGTTAAAAAGAGCTATTCCTTGGTTTTATGATCCTAAAATATCACATAATAGATTACATAGATTTTTGATTGAAAAAATTATGTTACAAATTCAAAATAATGATCTTCAATGGATAAAGCGTAAGGTAAATAATTCAATATTATCTTTGACTATAAAAAGGGATAAAGCAAGAGAAGAGTATTATAAAATTAAAGGTAGTTTGTGGACAATAAATGATTTGTTTGAAAGTGAGAATAGAGGACAATTTTTACCAGAATTTATTAATACGACGATTCGTAGTCTTCCAAATTTTGCTATGGTAGAATCTTGGGTATGTGCACATGATTATGAAACACAAAAAATATTGTTAAAAACGGGGATGAAATTTGTATATGGTGGAATTTCGTTAAGAAGAGAATTGTAA